A stretch of DNA from Oryza brachyantha chromosome 9, ObraRS2, whole genome shotgun sequence:
TGTGTGTTACTGTGCTCTCTATGTAGGTCATGTATACAAAAGTCTAGCACGTCATACTGTTTGAGTTGTTTTGCTCCCagtgttttttttggggggaaaCAACTTCCATGTGTTAAGTTGCAGGTGTGAAAACTGGTTGAAGTTGTTACCGGTCAAATGacggggtgattatttggtgttccataaaaaaaagtcaaacagcATATtcgcaaacgaaaaataatttataaaatatacgtattcttagcgatctaaaggtcaaacctgaaaaataaacttcggtgaaaaaacacttaaattaactttaaatttaaaattaaaaatcaaattttgcttataagtataaatataagaaaaatatgagcGTGACATGGCTTGTGATTCTATTAAGGTGCACCCACACCATAAAATCTCCTATCATCGGGACATAATTCCGTGTTGTGGTTGCTCTCATAAAATAATCACaccatttaattgtttttattctaCTTAGAGCGCAACGTGCAATGAACGAGAAAAAGGGAAGAAGCCGAGAAGGAGCACTAATCGCCAACACTAGTAGCGATCCACAATTGGGCTGGCTACAGTTGTATCAGTGCAATCACTAGGTTATggtatattttgaaaagataAGGATGGCTATAATGCTAGCGATTCTAACcagactctttttttttcgcaaAATGTCGTTCAATTTGCTTTtgataagcataagcaaaacacttattaataattaaaaaataagggtaaatatgtgttcttagggATCTAAAAcaatgaatgaaaaataaaatatgatgaaaacacatcaaatttaagttctaaaatttaaaatttggtttataaacatgagcataaataaaaagatggggCATTGACTCCTTGGCCGTTGGATCCCCACAGAAAATGTTGAGTTCAGTGTGTAGTAGTGCATACTCGCTctgttacaaaatataaacatttttatgatttaaattttgtattatagtataaacatttatatatcgATTCTCataatttcaatcattccGATGATTCCAAAGCCAATCAGATGATTAGAAAaggaatctaatcaattcaaaattcaaaaattgatcattaaataactaaaGGAAACATTTAACATCTCCttagtttatattaaaaaacttaaatgcttatattttggaatagagtTAGTTGCTTCCAATATGAATTAAAGGTGATCACTGGTCAGTCTAGGTGCGGAAGCCTTTTTAAACATGCATGTACTATACATTGATGTGTTATGttatacaaacataaaaaagtcGAATTTGATTTCTACATGCTGCAAAAATAAAGACACATACTAGTcggagtttaatttatttcttataatttataaaggTTGAATTTGAACTTACATGTTTATAGAGTGATTTCACGTATTAATTATCTTGTCGTAATCTTTGTAACTATTTTGATAGGTAAAAATAAGACAATATCCTCATCGAGAGGTTATAACCCATTTTCAATTTAGGAGTAGCAGATAGTCCTTTTTAACACTTCCGTCGTATATCCATGTCAAATCTTTGCAGTGGAAATGCTTAAGTTTTTACCTCATGTCAGTTTCAGAATTTACCCGACGGTGCGTTTTGTGGCCGTGCCTTCCTTCCCTTTTGAGTGGTACTCACCTTGTTTGCTCGCCCATtccgcggcagcggcagcagcagcgccttTTGGTTTGGTGATTCAAAACTGAAATAGTGGAGTGCAAAAAGTGGTCTTCTGTTTTGTGTCATGAGGACAATTTACATCCCATCAGCTGTTCTAGGCCACAGTAACTGGGTAATCTAGCCATAGATTGTCCCTTTGCCGTCTAATCGTTGTTGCCGCAGCTAATTTTTCACTTACCATCCTAGCCTTTTCTGTAGCCATGCAGTAACCAAACCTAGTTGATTGATCAGAGTAATTAACCATACAATTCTCATGTTCCACTGTAAGTCTCCAGACAGCTCAAGCTCGATTTGCTATTATTTCACTAAAAACCGTAAAGAAGCTattccctctattttatatcataagactttctaactttgtctaaattcatttgtatgctaataaatttagacatatatacttgTTGGGAATAATAGATCAAGATAGATGatttaacatgaaaaaaacatctctaagatagaaagaaaaaaccacTCGAGAGACAAATGCACTACTAATTGTACGGGATCACAGATAAAGggtgatatatatttatagacatTATATAGGACTAACACTAGGATTAGAACTAGTATAGAACTAGATTAGAATTAGTACTAATATTGGACTAGGACTAGTATATTTGAGACATAATCTAAcaatacataaaatatataaattgatatatggataaatctagataaatttaaaaagtcttataatataggaCATATGTAGTAGATAATAGTATGTGGTAAGAAATGTCTCGATCGATTGAGgattaaaagaagaaaaaaacaccgACAGATGCAAATAGCAACGAGGAAACCGTAGATGGCGTGATTGATGGAAAATCAGGCTCCAAAAGTGACGGTAAAGcgagaaagggagagaaacTGACCTGCAATTGGTGCATCTTTTTTCAATGTTTGTAACATTGTTCTCGCTGTAGCCCCTTTTTCAAAAGGAGATGGGAGAAATCAAGAAACCataaaaacaatttgaaaaaaaaaggaagatacTGTAGCTGCTCCCTCGATTTGCTGCTGGGAGATGGTAGATGCAGGTTTGTAGCAGACTGATCCATCTGTACACAGTGGACCATTCTCTTCTTCCTGAGCTATCTGCTGAGGACGTTGGCGTAGTGTCTCGTTCCAGAACATTTTCAGGTTGGGACAACTGCCATCCGGACATGGCCACCACCATTCGCTACAGATAGCTCCTAACCTAGACGTTGACACCTTTTCGCTTTCCTCCTTCAAAATTCACTTGATTCCAAGAGTGTTTTTCACCCTCTTCTGCTAGCTGCTAAACCTTGACAAATCCAGACATCACGGTCACTGTCGTTTGTCATTCAGCTTATAAGCcgctgtaaaaaaaaactttgaattctatagattaattttgaagttagttttagttttttttgtcatcttagtttattttcaagcaCTAATTTTGAATTcgttaagaacacatgtaAAAGGTTTAtctacaaattatattttagatgaaGATACGCCATCATGGCTTATAATTAGCCGTAGGCTACAAAGTCGTGAAAGGTAAACAAAATAGatccaaaattttggcttatccCACTTTCTAGTAAGAAATCAAGaagctaacaaaaaaaatgttacagtGAGCAAAACACCGCAATCTTCAGAATCTTCAGAAACAGAGCAagcacacacatgcatgcatgcacggttGCGGCATCAGCCAGCACGCATTATGACGGAGAATCTCTGCCTCTTCTTCGTTGACCCGACGACCCCGGGTGCAGTAAGCATAAGTAACTCTGCTtttggttggtttttttttctcctctcttctaTTCAGGGGCGCCCAAAATTTGGAGTGAGAGTGACACCTGCCTTGGTTCTTCTATGATGTGgagcccttttttttttggttggattTGTCTCTCCTTGGTCACATGATGGGGTGCAATAATTTTGCCCACCACCCTGAAAAAAAGTaacagtgatcaagtggacaattaagtaattaacctTGTTCAATTGCACACCAAACCCCTTGCTCATAAATAGTATTGCCTTGGGCCCTTTGGAAAAAGGAGGAGCTTCTGTGGGGTAGTCAGGAAAATAGTGTTGGAACCAAATTTATGTGGCGGTTTAGTGTGAATGATTGACCTTGGTTTTCTTGTTTGGAGTATGTTACtgcaaaaaatatgtttttttacagaGTCAGCAGGTGGTAAAAGTAAGGGAAAGTAGTTATGGGAGTACTTAACTGATGTTTGTTATGTGTGGCACTGATGAAGCACATTCTTCATGGTGCTTATTGCTAGAATATTTGCACACTGCTGTTTAAGTCAATATGCTGTCAGCTAGTGGTCTATATGCAATGTTTTGACAAGTTCACGCCATTGTAACACAATAGAGCTATTTTaacatccttaaaaaagtaacttaagatattaaattttttagtgtaaaattttgataccttaagGTGTcataattttacactaaaatttttatatgtcaagatactttttaaggatgataaaaaaaacgtCATAATATATCTAGGTGTTGAAAAGAAAGGGGGAATTTTAAGATTTGTCATCtcattaaaaacattttactCCTTATCGTACTGTAAATCCTAAATTACTAAGTATGTAGGTGTATAAGGCAGTGTTGGCTAGAGTGGTTGGCTGAAGCAACCCCGCGGAAGGGAAAGCGTGACATATGATTAGCGCAaagtattaactattataaatttgataaattgatTTATCTACTtttaaaacacacacacagagataGAAAGCTTTTGCAAATGTATTGTTCAACATTTGGGGAGACATGCTCTTATCTCCCCCATCAAATAGAAGCTGGGGAGACATCCTAGTTAAGCATGAAAAAGATGATTTAAAAGCAGCTAGCCAGCTAGATAGAAAAACCGTTaccatctctttttttttttggtggtgcAGGTACTCTGGGTTTGATGTTTATGCACTCTGACCAAGTGACCTCACCAAGTAACAGCTTCCTCCATGTAGCTTTGACCTACTTGCAAAGACAGCAGGCAGGCACAAACCACCAACCAggatagaaacaaaaaaacgTCTCCTCGATCAATTTGCCACATCTCTCACATGAggtattaatataattaaccAAGACCTTGAGCCAAAAAAGTCCAAACGAAAATGATCCAACCACGTGACAGGTACAAAAAGTGTTAAAGttgacaaacaaaaacaaaagcccCCCTAATCAATCCTAGTCGACCTGCCGACAAATTTTTTTCGAATTATGATAACCAGTTCATCACCACAGCCCATGCACAGTGATTCCCCATGAGAGCAAGCAACAAACCGATCGTATCGGCAcgaaaaacaaaagcaaacgAGGATCCTATCAAAAGATATAGAAATAGAGAgagacagagggagagaggttgaagaagaagaagaagaagcataAAGAAAGGAGATCAagggggaggaagaaggaCCAAAGCAAGCACGAGGAGACGAACATAACGAATCACGAGAAAGCGTCCCTCACCCACAGCAGCCAAACCAACCAACTACCTCTATCTTTTGCTTTCGTTGCTTCATTTGGACTTTGTACTCGTGGCATCTGCTCTGCCTGCAACTCTTTTCGGTTTCCTCTCTTATCTGTATCTTACCTCACTGGCCTGGCCTGGACTCCCCTAGCAAGTCGCCTCCATGAAGAAATGTGAGGGCAAGAACCACACATTGTACATACATAATTTTGGTTTGTTTGAAAGGCATAAATTTTATTGGATTTTCATCGGAACGTGGATCCATGGCCTAATAAATGGACAATTTGCTTTCAGTAAAAGCAGGACTTGTTTGAGTCTTTtatctaaaaagaaaaggcccAATAAACTCGAGAGTATGCATGGACTCGTATAGTGCAGACGGTAGAACAGTGTAGGCTTGTTTGaaatataggaattttaaatcaatcaaaaaaatattgttaaatttatatgttccaTAAGAGCCTTCAAAGCGCTACCACctgcttttaaattttagagcaGCAGCGAAGCCGTCAACATCCATAAGTAGGATtaccaatgctaaaaaaatcacactAATTTTAATCATAGTATTTCCACGTACTTAGTATTTTGAGTATGGATGATCCAACTCATATAAACTTGTCTAAAATACACTAAGTGTGACATGTCAATACTCAATGCAAGTATATAActgataaaaaatacatcatgcTATCctaataaagtatttttttctcacatgagtatttttctttttcgttttACATTCATGGGCCTTGGATTCTGATTTTTTGTGTCCCCCCACCCCCTAAGCAGGACCATCGATTGGTTTGTTGGTAaacaaaaagccaaacaacgtatctagaaaccaaaaaattataaataaaacttttatatacgtgttttattggtctaaatataaaagttaaaaaataagctataatgaaaaaaccctaaatttagttttaaatttaaagttcaaaatataaatttaacttatgaaaataatgaaaaaacgacAAGACGAGGCACATGATACAATAACACCCATGATATTTGCTAGTCTTGAACTGTTCGATTTCAGCTTGAGTTGGAGACAGAAATGACATGCGAAACAATTCAATAATCatagccaaaaaaaagagagagtgaGGTTGAAAAGTTGTGTCCCAACTGGAATTAGGAGAAGAAAACTCTCTTTCCAAATGGGAACAAGTATATACTAGCAGTGGACTTGACACGCGGGCCTGAGGCTGCTCGCTTTCGCTTTTGaggcctctcctctcctctcctcttcgtCTTCGAAAAGCCCTCCTATTTAAGCACgccctgcctcctcctcccctcctcgctCCACTCCACTCGCGAGACACGACGGCTCGAGCAGTCGAGCTCAGTCACTCGTCCTACTAGGCGCAGCACCATCATGGAGGCAGCCCAAGAAAgggagctgcagctgctgcaggtGCAGGGGTCATGGCCTTTCcacgcggcggaggcggcgagcagctgggacgccagcagcagcagcagcagcagcagcagcggcggcggcggcggcggtggcggtggcggtggtagTGCCGGCGATTGCTTCCTGCTCGGCTGGGATGAGCCGCCGTTCGGCTGCCTcggcgtcctcgccgccgctggcgccgACGTCGTCCACGGCCTCTTCCCTCTCTGTACGTCGGAGCGAGCTAGCCGGTGTctgttttttcgttttttgaCTTCTGGTCAAGGTTTGGAGTTGGTGAATTGATTAGCCTGTGGATTGGCTTGGACTGCAGACATGGAGGACTCGCGGGCGTcgctcccgccggcgccgccgcagcaggaCGCGGTGGCATTGTCATTGCCgttgccattgccattgcccGAGGAGCTGGACGACCTCCTCCTGGTAATCTCGCGCGAGACAGAGCAAAAGCAACGGTTTCGCGCAGAATTTTCTCCGAGACACCGAGCACTGGCCTATGCTAAACCTGCTTcgctctctcttcctcctgcAGAATTTCTGGGACGCAGgcgaacagcagcagcagcaacaacaacaggTCGCCTTCAATTCCAGCTGCACACTGCAGGAGGAGAAGACGAGCAGcagcactgccaccaccaACTCCAACTCCTTCTACGGTGAGAGTTTGAATTGAATCCATCGGCTCTTCGTCAACAAAAAAACCATCTCAGCTTTTGCCACGACACGCACAGAGAGCaagcagctcagctcagctcagcagCACGCCTGTGTGTTTTTTAGGTCGCCAAGGACAAAACAAAAGTCGTAAACATCTCgcgttttttttatcaaatcgTGATTTTGTCAATGCCTAGATGGGACCCGATGAAGATTAGCGGCACGTAGTTGTCACGACCCCCATGATTTGTGCATGATCGATGCGTTATTATTAGATTATTATGCTAGCAGTGGGGAGTTATGAGTATATAGTATTGTGGCAGAGGAGGGTGCATTTGATGGCATGATAGCGTCTGGCCTGAACTTGTTAGGAACTGTCAGTGAAGTGTGTGTGGCGCTTCTTTTGAAGTAAAGACAGATCTGGGTTTTACATGGTTAGATTGTAGTGGTGGTAGTACTAGCATTACCCTCCAAGATTCTGCTAATCTTCTTCGTTACTGCTCTTGTTAATTAGCGTTGAGGCTTTACGGTGATTAGGTGATTAGTTTAGTAGAAGAAGCTGAGGCGATGAGTGAATTAACAAGTGGTGTCTTGTCATCTTTTGCAGACGACGAGGATCTCCTCGGCTCGATTTTCTCGGCGGGGCCCACGTTGGCAGAGAAAGGCGTGGCAGAGCCACTCAGCTCGTCGTCCTCCAGCTGCCGGGCGGACCAACAGGTCAGTGAGGTGAGTGGGGCCCGGCCGCAGGGCACCCCGGCGACGAGTGGCGGCCGGgccccgccgccccgcccggctcgctgctcgtcgtcgtcgtcgtcgctgaaacgcgccgcgccggaagcggaggcggaggcggagcacTGCAGCCAGAGCAGCAAGCGGCGGAGggagacgacgccgccgccgccggtgtcgGCGTGCAGGGTGCTGTGCCCGTTCGCGGTGCTGAAGCCGGAcgggctggacggcggcgcgacgctgGCGGACATCAACGCGCGGATCCTCATGCGGCCGTCGCGGCCCGTGCACCACCCCGTCGGCGAGTTCGCGTGCGTGCCGCGCGTCTCGGCGGACAAGCCGGGCCTCTCCGGCAAGACCGTCTCCGGCTTCACCAGGCTGCACACCCCCGGCCGCGGCACCATCACCATCATAAGAACCAGAGGCTAATTAGCACAATCCACCATGATTtgctgacgacgacgacgatgtaGATTAGCCTAGCAATCAAAGTGGCTAGAATGCTCGCTAGCTACGTGCTTACCCccgagcttaattaattctcaCGCCGTGTAATTATATGAGTGCCCGATTATATATCGAGCGAAATAAaaatctcatctttttttgCTAACTCTTTCTCCGCCTCTCCGGTAAAAATATGATCTTTCGTTCAGGGCCTCGAATGGGAAAGGCTTTTCCTTTGGATCGCAAGCTAAGCAGAGGACAAAGCTGTCTGGTGCCTCCTGTTCTTGTGCTCCTATCCCTATAGACAAACAGGTGGTGTTACGGCTGCTTAAAATTCCAGAAAGCTGAAAGCTGCTGGCTTTCCTTTTGTCTGCAGCAAACAGCGTGggcctgcctcctcctcctctcaacTCCAGCCATGGCTCACACAGACACACACAGACaagatgaaattttatttttatttttttggactCGACTTGCACTGTCACAAATTGTTTCTGCCGAGGTGAGATGTGCAATGGAGCTCTTGTTGCATGTGAATGAGTGAATCGTATTAGGTCCACTACGAATACAAGGCTCATGTACGCATGCATGTACGTCTCATGTCTCTCttgttcttttgtttcaaaCACTGCTCGGCAAAGAGAATATACGAAGAGGGGTAAAGACAGGGTAGAGCAGGACAGAATAAAATCACCAAAGCTAAGGTGAAGAGAAGGATtaaagaaaagatgagaggAGCATTTGATTGAGGAGatagaagaagaaggagaagatacaaaaaattaaagggCAAGGGATCGAGCATCTGGTGCTCGCTGAAACTAAAGCAAAGTGCAATGGCTTCATCATTGTGGCCACacaaaagcaaagcaaagcgtGGCTGCTGGCCACTGTAGACCATACGGCAAAAAAACGCGACCTTGAAGAAAGACAGAGATCTGAATATCTGCATCCCGTTCTGTCATTCAGAGATAGATCGATCGAGTGGCTGGCTGGCTCTGATGCAGACGAAGGACAGGATGCGCGCGATACACAAGAACTTGGAATGAATCATGGCGGTGATGATGGTGGTGATGCAGGGCAAGTCAACACAGCGATATGGAGGTGTGtgttaggtggtgtttagttgccaaaattttttggtaaaaacagcacatcgaacgtttgaccggatatcgaaaagagttttcggacatgaataaaaaaacgaatttcacggctagcctagaaaccgtgagacgaatcttttgagcctaattaatccgtcattagcacatgttggttactctagcacttatggctaatcatggactaattagactcaaaatattcgtctcaagatttcttccataactatgcaattagttttttggttcatctatgtttaatattttatttaggtgtcaaaaaattcgatgtgatgtttttgaaaaaaaaatttaggaactaaacaaggccttagttcATGGAATTCTGCAGATCGAGTACGTTTTCAGACGGTTTCtgtcaaaaaatatttggacGTCAGGTATGAATGGAGTGATCTCATGAGGGGGTTGTGGTCAAAGCTGCTCGCGGTTGTCAAATTCATGACATCAAAACCTCTGTAAATATGTGTGGGGCAGTAGTTACCCCCATGTTAGGTCAGGCATGTGCCTACTTGAATTAAAGGGTGCAAGCAACGGGAAGGTGAGAGGAGCTGATTGCCCAATGGAAACTTGTTGGATGTTTTAAccttttttcttctgaaattCATAAATCCATGTGAGTTgaatagtttaattttttttgtcaaaaatacttgtcaacatgatttttttctcgtgtacatatatatttcaagcTTATGTGCATgtaaattttgaatgaaattGGTCCTAAATTCAATATATTTATCCAACTACCGAATGTTATTAAGATACTCGTGATCTCCACCTAGCCAAGACACCTTCTTGTGTTAATTCCCTCCAGCAACACAATTAAGGAACTCGTGATCTCGTGTGTGATCGGTAGTGTGGAAAACATTATGAGTTATGATTTGGTCCCTATGTTTGGTAGAGCACACACACAAGTACACAACTTGTACTAGTTAGTGCGGCACCTACAAATTGGTGTTTCTttgcagagagagaaaaaaatcaatgcaaATAATTTCCCTGAGAATACAGTGCAAGCCAAACCAACTTTGCCAAATTAACCGCGTGACTTAACTGCACCTGGAATTTCAGTCGTTTTTGAGTTGAAACTGTCGATGTTCAGTTGAAAATTGCCTGAAGTTATAGTTGAAAGCTTACTGTGTCCATGTCAAGTGACAAAAACTAGACGAAGTAACTTCGGTTTTCAATTGGGAGtgatcaaatttgattttttttttctaagttgAAAGTGATCGATTCGACTAGAAAGATATCGTAATTGCTCT
This window harbors:
- the LOC102702689 gene encoding uncharacterized protein LOC102702689, coding for MEAAQERELQLLQVQGSWPFHAAEAASSWDASSSSSSSSSGGGGGGGGGGGSAGDCFLLGWDEPPFGCLGVLAAAGADVVHGLFPLYMEDSRASLPPAPPQQDAVALSLPLPLPLPEELDDLLLNFWDAGEQQQQQQQQVAFNSSCTLQEEKTSSSTATTNSNSFYDDEDLLGSIFSAGPTLAEKGVAEPLSSSSSSCRADQQVSEVSGARPQGTPATSGGRAPPPRPARCSSSSSSLKRAAPEAEAEAEHCSQSSKRRRETTPPPPVSACRVLCPFAVLKPDGLDGGATLADINARILMRPSRPVHHPVGEFACVPRVSADKPGLSGKTVSGFTRLHTPGRGTITIIRTRG